The Candidatus Thiothrix anitrata genome includes the window TTCAAACCGCATTGCCACAAACGATTTAAACCTTGCAATACGGTAGCCGCGTCGGAACTTCCACCACCTAACCCCCCCCCCATCGGAATCCGCTTTAGCACCCCAATATCCGCACCCAACCGGCAACCAGTTTCGTGTTGTAACAAGCGTGCTGCACGCACACTCAAATCGCTATCCTCTGGCACACTTACTGAATCACCGACACGCCTGATAACACCATCATCCCGTACTGACAAGCTAATGTCATCGCCGAAATCGAGAAACACAAATAAGGTTTGCAGCAAATGGTAACCGTCAGCACGCCGACCGGTAATGTGCAAAAACAAATTAAGCTTGGCGGGAGCAGGTAACGTCAACATCATGTTTAATAACGTGTTTGCCACTCTTTAGCGATAACCTTCACCTTAGTGTTTTCGGCAACACGACTCAAATTAATTTTTTCAGGCAAGGCATTCCAACCATTACCTTGCCAACCCGCATACTCCACCAACCAACCGACTTGTTGCAACATTTCGGGACGGCCTTGCGCATCCAGCTTCACCTGTTCTAGCGCACTGTCTGGCGATGGTACACCACGCACCCAATATTTCATGCCTCCCAAGGGTAATGACACACCCATTTGCGATTGCAGCAAACGTTCTGCATCCGCATCACGATAGGTCTTACCATTGGCCTGTAAAGTGACATCCGTTGCGGTGCCTTGTAAATACGCCATGACCGAACCCGTCAGGGGGTTTTTAATGTTCATTTCGTACTTATCTTTGCCTTGTTGCAACCAAGATAAAGTGAATGCTGCACTTTGATCGCGGAATTGCATCCCAACACGACCCTGTAACTGCCATGAACTCATTCGTGCAAATTGGCTTTGACGCTGCTGCCAAGCAGCCTGCACGCTCGCGGGCTTAGCCGTATCTGATGGTACTGCCGGTTTACCTTGCGTGGCACACCCCCCCAACAAAGCGGCACAAAGCGTGAAAACCACGATCCCTTGTTTCATATTATCTATCCTGAATGCATGAATATGACGATTAGCCTAGTATTATAAACCAACCAGCTTATCTTTCAGCTTAGTAAGTAACGGATCATCGGGAAATTTCGCCAGCATGTCTTTTAACAAACTTTTCGCTTCATCTGTTTTGCCAAGTGCTAACAACACTTCCGCTAAATGACTGGCAATCTCAGGGTCAGGTAGATGCTTATAAGCTTTGCGCAACCACGCTTCTGCCTCTTCTGCCTTACCGGTACGGAATAAAATCCACCCCATACTATCCATAATAGGTGCATCATCAGGCGCAAGGACAATGGCTTTACGGATCAAACCTTCAGCTTCAGCGTAACGTTCAGTATTAATGAGCAACATATACCCTAGTGCATTCAAAACACCGGGGTTGCTAGGCTCCAAGCTGAGAACTTCACGCAAGTCTTTTTCAGCATCGGTGAAATTCCCTATCCGTTCAGCACTCAATGCCCGATGATACAGTGCATCTGCTTCTAGCGGATTTTCGGTTAACGCCTGGGTAAGCACTTTTACCGCTTCTGCATATTGTTTTTGCTCATGCAGCATCTTACCTTCTACCAGCAATAAACGTGCTTTGTGTACTTCGTTATTCACAGTAGGCAAATGTTCATGAATCCACGTTCGAGCCGCTGCCAAGCCTTCGGTATCCAGCAATAGCACACTGATCCGACGTGAAGCCTCTATCGCAAATGCACCATTTAGTGCCTGTTTATAAGCGGCTATAGCCTCTTTAATACGTTGTTTACCTTCATAAATCTGACCAAGGAAATAACTGGCATCATCAGCGCGTTCGGGCATCCCCTGCAATTTTTTGATAAGGGGTTCGGCCACATCAAACTGCTTTTGCTCCAAATGCAGCAAACCCAAGGTATAGATAATATCGGCATTCTCAGGTTTTTTCGTGTAGAGCTGTTCGTATAAAGGAGTGGCTTCCGAACGGCGGTCAGTAAGAATTAACATACGCCCATAACTGAGCTTTAAATCCCAGTCCTTACTGGCACGCGCCACAGGGCCCAACTCATCCAATGCTTTATCCGTCTGCTGCAAACTCATTAACGCTTCCGCAATGATGCGGGATGCTTGTTCTTTTTGCGCCAACGTGCCGCTTTTTTTCGCCAGCTGCGCCGCCGTTATCGCCTCTTCAAAATGGTCTGAACTATGCGCCATTCCTGCCAACGCCAATTGTGCCCTTGCTGACTGATCGACTGTATCCACGTAATACTTTAACGTAGCATAGGCGTGCCGTGGGTCACGCTGCACCTCAAGCAAAGCAATCATTAGCTCAAAACCACCACCATCCTTTTTCTTCATTTGATCACTGATAATCACAAAATCCCTGACTGCCGCCTCATAACGCCCAACCTGAACATGACTTAAAGCACGGTATTGACGCGCCTCTAAAGATTCAGGGTCAAGCTCTGTCCACAAATCCAAGGCGCGGCTGATTAATTGGAAATCATTGGCCATCGTCGCCAGTTCCGCAGCACGCTGGGCTAAACTGGCATCCTTGGACTGCTGAGCCACCGCAATGTAATGTAATGCAGCCTGCCCTGGATTTTCCTGACGCAGATAAATTTCTGCCGCCAGAATGTTATACACCTGATAACTAACTGGGCTACTAAAAGTGGCAACAGGTGTCGGCGCAAAAGCAGATTCTGCATAAACGGAAGTAACAAACAGCACACTTGGCAATAACATTCCCCATTTAAGGGTGTGAGAAATCCAAGAAAAACCTTGCATGTTGATCTCCTAAGGGCGCGTTAGCGGGTGGCTATTCATAAGTTCGTAGAGATTTTCAGGGTATATTCCCCGAATCACCTTGTAATCGTGCATAACGTAGCAGAAAATTCGCGGTTCTGAAAATTATATCGTTAGTATAAGTGATTGAATGCCTATTCTGATTGTCGGAGTTAACCATAAAACTGCACCTGTCGCCATTCGGGAGAAAATCTCTTTCTCGCCCGATACCATGACGCAAGCATTACACTCTGCCCAGCAAGTTGTGCAGGAAAGCCTGATTCTATCCACTTGTAATCGCACCGAAATTTACGCTACCTGCTCGACAACGAACTCAGCACAAAATCTAGTCGAATGGTTAGCGCACTGGCATAAGTTACCCGTCAAACAACTGCAACCCTACTTGTACCTGCATGAAGACTCCGCAGCAGTGCGCCATACCTTGCGCGTTGCCTGCGGCTTAGACTCTCTCGTGTTGGGCGAACCACAAATTCTGGGGCAACTCAAATCTGCCTTGCAAGTCGCTACCGAGCAGGCCACCACAGGCAATCACCTCAATCGTTTAATGCAACACGCATTTTCCACCGCCAAAAAAGTACGCACCCAAACCAGTATTGGCGCGAACCCCATTTCCGTGGCATTTGCCGCTGTCAGTTTGGCAAAACAAATTTTCAGTCAGTTGGAAAAACAAACCGCACTGTTAATCGGTGCTGGCGAAACCATCGAACTGGTCGGCAAACACCTCGCCACCAACAAAATTGGTTATGTGTTAGTCGCGAATCGCAGTGTCGACAAAGCGCAAAAACTTGCAGCAGAATACGGCGGCAAAGGCATTGGCCTACAAGAATTAGCCGATTACCTGCCTAAAGCTGACATTGTGATTTCCTCGACTGCTTCCCCCGTCCCCATTTTGGGCAAAGGCACAGTCGAACGCGCTCTCAAAATCCGCAAGCACCGCCCAATGTTCATGGTCGACATTGCCGTACCACGTGACATTGAGGAGGAAGTCACCGAACTTGACGACGTTTATTTATACACTGTCGACGACTTACAGTCGGTTATTGAAGAAAACCTGCAATCACGCCGTGCTGCTGCCGAACAAGCTGAAGGCATGGTCAGTACCGAAACCGACAGTTTTATGGCTTGGTTACGCGCCCAAGACCACATGGATACCATCCGTGCGTACCGCGCCCGTACCGAACAAACCCGCCAAGAAACCCTAGATAAAGCCTTAACATTGCTCAATAACGGCAAAACACCCGAAGAAGCCCTGCAATTTTTAGCGCACACCCTAAGCAATAAATTGTCGCATGATGCAACCCATGCCATGCACCACGCCGCCCGCAATGGCGACCATGCGCTGCTAGCTCATGCTCGCACTCTTTTCAACCTGTCCACGCCGGACACTAATGACTGATTGACCGTGAAAGCATCCATCCTCCAAAAATTAGAAAACCTCAACGAACGTTACACCGAAATCGCCGCGCTGCTGGGTGAGTCGGATGTCATCGGCGATCAACAGCAATTTCGTAAACTGTCGATTGAATACAGTCAACTCGAACCGCTTGCACAAGGTTTTCGCGCCTATCAGCAAACCAGCGATGACATTGAAGCCGCGCAAGAAATGCTCTCTGATCCTGAAATGCGCGACATGGCACAAGAGGAAATCGAAACCAACAAAGCGCGGCGACTGGAACTCGCTACCGAATTACAAAAGCTGCTATTGCCGAAAGACCCACACGATAACAGCAACGTGTTCCTCGAAATCCGCGCAGGCACGGGCGGTGATGAAGCGGCGATTTTCGCGGGGGATTTGTTTCGGATGTACTCGCGTTATGCGGAAATCCGTCGCTGGCAAATTGAAGTCATTAGCCAAAACGAAGGCGAACATGGCGGTTACAAAGAAATCATTTCGCGCATTATCGGTCACGGGGCTTATTCGCGCTTGAAGTTTGAATCCGGGGCGCATCGGGTACAGCGCGTGCCTGCTACCGAATCCCAAGGGCGCATCCACACTTCCGCCGCCACCGTAGCGGTGATGCCAGAATTGGACGAAGTGGAAACCACCGACATTAATCCTGCTGATTTGAAAGTGGACACTTATCGCGCATCCGGGGCGGGTGGGCAGCACATTAACAAAACCGAATCGGCGATTCGCATTACCCACTTACCGACCGGGATTGTTGTGGAATGCCAAGATGAACGTTCCCAACACAAAAACCGCGCACGAGCGATGGGCTTGTTACAAGCCCGCATTTTTGAGGGGGAACGCCAGAAACAAGCAGCCGAACAAGCTGAAACCCGCAAAAATCTGGTCGGTTCGGGGGATCGCTCCGAACGCATCCGTACCTACAATTTCCCGCAAGGGCGTGTGACTGATCACCGCATTAACTTGACGCTTTACAAGCTCGAAGAAATCATGACTGGTAGCGTGGATCAGGTGATTGAGCCGTTAATCAATGAATACCAAGCCGACCAGTTAGCGGCATTGGCTGATGAGTAACCCCCGATACCCCCCATCCCCGACCCTTCCCCCGCAAGGGGGGCAGGGAGTAAGAGTACGGGAGTTGTTGCTTGATGCGGCGCAACGACTAGAAAGTACGTCGGAATCAGCGCGAGCGGATGCGGAAATTTTACTGGCGCATTGCTTGCAAAAATCGCGCACTTGGTTGTTTACCTGGCCTGAACATAGTGTGCCAGCAGCGGGTGAAGCTCACTTTCAGCAATTACTGACGCAACGTTTACGCGGTGTGCCAGTAGCGCACCTTACGGGGCAACGTGAGTTTTGGACGCTGAATCTTAAAGTGACTCCTGACACCCTGATTCCACGCCCGGATACCGAGTTATTGGTAGAAACAGCACTCTCTTTACTCCTTCCTGCCTCAGCGGGAGAACCACCTCACATCCTCGATCTTGGCACGGGAACGGGTGCAATTGCTTTAGCTGTTGCCAGCGAACGCCCGGATGCAAGGCTTACCGCTTGCGACTTTTCGGCGGCGGCATTAGCGGTTGCGCGAGAAAATGTGCAGTCGCACGGGCTGCATCATGTCACCCTGATTCAATCCAACTGGTTTGAGGCGTTACCCACACAACGCTTTACGATGATTGTCACTAACCCGCCGTATATTGAAACTAACGACCCGCATTTGGCGCAAGGTGATGTGCGCTTTGAACCGTTAAGTGCATTAACCGCAGGTAATGATGGTTTAGACGATATTCGCCATATCGTGCAGCACGCGCCTGTATGGTTAATTCAAGGCGGCTGGTTGCTGTTGGAACACGGTTACAATCAAGGGGTTGTCGTTACCGCGTTACTGCGTGATGCCGGGTTTACTGAGGTGCGTTGCCTGCCGGATTTAGCAGGCAACGACCGGGTTAGTTTAGGCCAGTGGCTAAACACCGCTTACTGAGCATCACGCCAGAAGGCACGCGGTAGGATTTTTCCTAAATCCATATCCTTGCCATCTACTACACCCGCAACCAAACTATTATTGCTATCAATCAGTGGGCGACTCATCCTGCCCACACGTACTTCGACAAATTGCTGAGTACAATCGGTTTTATCCGTGCAATCTTTCGCCTCAGCGTTGCTAGGTTTGTGGAACACCAGTTGTGCGCCATCCAATAGTTCATTTTTAGCAGCAACCAGCGCACGCTCTTTACCACCTTTGCGATCCAAGTCAGCAACCGCCGCCCCGGTGAACAAATCAACCACGTAAGCACGTGCTTTTGCCTGACGATTTTCGCACGAATCCCCCACCGTTACCGAACCGGGTGTGAAGGTACTGAATACCACTTTATTCAGGACGGTATTTGAGCTGGCTAATACTTTTTCACCACTATTCGGCAAGGCGTAATACCAACCGTTGAGTGCCGCATTCCCCAATAAACCCGTACCTAAACTACTAGCGTTATCAATATTCGCTAACTTGCTGTCTTCTTTGATCGGGAATACGCTGCTATCCGGCTTATGGTTATACGGCGCACGGTCAACCATGACATAAAAACGGTCTTGCACACTGGTATCAAGTGCGAGTGCACGATTCCCGCTCCCAATCGACAAGAACAATAAGGTTTTGCCTTGGTGTTCCATCAACGCGACATCCGGTTCAAAAAAGAATTGCCGCTTGACTGAACTCGTTCCGCCTAATTCTGCAAATTTGCTTAAGCGTGCTTTGCTGTAATCGTAGAACGTATCCGCGCTCGTTGGCTTCAAGTCGTGTAAATCCACATCCATATCAACGCGCCACACCGTACCGCCGGTATCAGCGAAATACAACCGATCAAGCGCACCGTTACGATCCATATCCAATACCCGAATATCACCGGGAATGCTATGAACAAGCGCACTAGCTGGAGTCAAACCGTCACTCGCACCGCTAATATCACGTAACGACCACAACAGATCACCCGTTTTTGCATCGGCGATATACACGTTACGGCCTTTGCTCATACCATAACCACCGCCAAACACCAGCACATCAACCAACTCGCTATCGTGGGTAACATTTTCGGGCTTAGGTTTCGGCACTCGCATTTTCGCCAAAGCTGGTTTTGACCATGCCTCACCTAACTCACTAAAACCACTGGTTTTGTCGTTAATATGCCATACCAACTCTGGTTTGCTGGTGTTACTAACATCCAGCATGTAATACGCCGCGCCACCGCTACGCAACCCAAAATACAGGTAGGTTTTAAAGGCATCGCTGACATCAATTTTACCGTCATTATTACTATCGTACTGGAAACGCCAGAGGTTTAACGCGCCATCAATACCCGCCACATGGGTATCAGGTAACGCATTCTCATAAAACGTCTTCACGTTTTTCAGTAAGGCGTTTGGCATAAATGCCCATTTTTCCACACCTGTCGCGGCATCAATCGCATGTAAATAGCCTTCGTTAGTTGCCATAAACACCAACGTTGTCGTGGCATCGTAAGACACCAGTTCTGGTTTACCGGTCAACATATCACCCATGTGATAACGCGGCGAGCCATCGGCTTTTTTACCACGGATAAAATCGAGCCATTGATTACGCTCTGGTGCGCCCTGTGCTTCCATCATTGCAGGCGTGACACCCGGTGCTTTCAATTCAATTAACGTTCTGTTGTTTTTATCGGTATACAACTTACGGGCATCCGGCAACGGTAACTTATTGGCAGCACCACCTTTGGTAATATCCTTACCGTCTTTGGTGGTGCTCCAAAAGTCCTGTACCTCATCGTTCATTTCACCAAAAGCATTGGTAACTTCCTTGCCATTCTTATCCACAACGCGCCCATCTTTGCGGGCAAACTTTTTCAGATTACCCGACCATAACGGTGTATCGCTGCGTTTAATCAACGGCATGTAAACGTATTCGTTATTTGCCAATAAACTAGCGTTGTCCACACCGTAAGCTGGAGTACTGCCATTGAGGATATTATCTTCCTGCACGATACACAGTTGCTCCAGTTTATTGGTAACCGTCACATCCACTGTTTGATTAGCCAAGATGCTTACCGCACCCGCTGGGGTAATAACCGGTGTCACATAAGTGTGATCGGTTGGAGCCGTCGGCAACGTGGGTTCACTAACAGTACAAGTGGTATTTTCAGGGATACTGCCAATCAGTTTGCTTGCCCCGTCTTTGAGCAACACGGTTTGGTCAAAACTGTTATCGCTACAATCCACCACAATAGCGTAATCCGGGCTGGTAAAACCGGCGGGTTTATCGGTCACCTGCTTGGTCACTCTTAACGAACCTGTTTTCCAGCTCAGGGTATTGGTGACACTAATCGCACTGGGGTTGCTATTGCTCAAGGTGACAGATGCCGGACTAATGATCGGAGCGGCATACGCATATCCCACTGGCGGTACTGGTAGGGTTTCTGTCAATGAACAGGTAACACCAGACGGAATATCGGTAATCACCTTTTTCTCGCCATCTTTTAGTTTCACCGTGCGGTTATAGGTCGCGTTAGAGCACGTAAGATTCAAGTTGTAATCGGGGCTGACAAAACCCAAAGGCTTATCACCTGTTACGGTTTTACTGATAGTCAGCGATGCGCCGGGAGTTACGCATTCATTCACCCCGACAGCAGTCAAACCAAAATCGTCGCCCCAGAATCCCGGTGCTGCGCTGGTCACTTTAAATCTCATCTGTGCTTTGGTAGCCTGAAATGTATACTCAATACGCTTCCAACCGTTAAGCGGTTTACTATTGTAGGTTTCTGCTTCAGTCAGAGTATAAGGTCCAAAAACCACTGTACCATTCGGTCGTCCTTGAGTGCCCTCAATTCGTAAACGCACAATAGGATCATCTTTGCCATCATATTCTAGTATATTATTGATGTACGCTGAAAAACTGTAAGTTTTTCCTATCACCAAATTGTTTACGGTCTGCTCCCACAACAAATATTCTGCGGATGGGGGGCCACTAAGATCCCCAGTACCTAAACCATTGCCATTTGAATAAAACCAAGTATCTATTGCAGGAACATTATTTACTGGATCACCAGGAAACGGTAACTGCCTAGAGTGTCCATCAAAAATACCACTAATAATAGAGAATTTATTGATTGCACCATCGTCACCACCACTAGCAGGAAAATCAGTCGGGTAGGTGTTATAACCACGATACTGGACTTGAGAATAAAAATTAGCAGCCGAATAAAAATAACCGGGCGTTGTGTTATTTTTGCCTGCATGTTTATTAATATCTGTAGACGATGGTGATGTGGTAAATCCACCATTTATTACTAAATTAACAGGTGAAGGCACTGTACCTGCCGGACAACTGCCCCCAATCACAGGTGGAGGTGTTGACGGTTGTAACGGGTTAGTGACCGTCACCGTTTGCGTCGTGTTATCACCGATAGTAACCGGCTGTGCCATGCTGTATTGCGGCGCACCGTAAGTATAACCGGATGGTGCACCACTAGGCGGCGTTTCTGTGACCGTGCATTTGGTATTTTGAGGAATCGAAACTGAAGTAAACGTCTCGTTATGCTTTAATAAAATACCGGATTTATCGTACAACGTCCCATCGCAATCTAGGTTAAAGCTGAATTGACGAGTAGCGTCTGAACCACCCGATACGACTTTCTTAATAGCGATTTTACCGGAACGTTTTGGCACACCAGCCCACACGCGGTAACCCACACTAGCAAGATGCTCATTTGAGCCCCGTGAATTCTCGCATCCACCGCCGCTGTAACCCCTCATTGAACACTGAATAGGGTGAAATGCAGAAGCACCTTTAACAACCGTACTTGCGTAATTACTGGTATTCAATGTGGTTTCATGACGGTTACCGGCAACATCATGCAACCCCCAAGGACTTAAACGCTCTTGCCCAACCTGCGCAGAAATGGCATTTGAACCACCACTCCACGCGCCAAAAAGAGCTTTATTATTTGGATGCGTACCGGTTGAAGTATTAACATTTGCCGCTGGTGGCGCGGAATCACTGCCCGTTGGATAACTACGGAAACGCCCCGCCGACTTATGCCAGTACATGGCTTTTTCCAAATCTGCTGCTAATGGCAATCTCGCCCCCGGAAAATTCGCATTAAATCCGGTAATACTGCTATTTCCCGATGAACCACTGAAACTAAAAGCACCACTGCTGACACTTCCGGTTGCCAACCAGTTCATATAACGAGCAACCTGATTCAGCGACAAACCATCGACCGGCAAATTCGCAGCATTACTTGCCGACAATGTAACACTGCCATTGTTAAAGTTACTTTTTACCCGCCATCGCCCACCACTGTGTTCGTAAGCTCGCCAATGCGACCAATCCGAACGGTATTGACTGGCAAAACTACTATTCGGGTTTGAACGGTCAACCACATTCAGAAAGTCCACCCAATCCTGAACCGTAATTTGAGTTTGGCTGACCATAAACTCATAGTCGACACTCCCCTTACCAACATCATCAATGACAATCATTTTGTCGGTAAATGACGGGCGTTTCCCCAATGCGCTTAAAACATTGGGATGAATTTCTAATGATGCGGCATGAGCATTAACCATCAGTACTAAATAACTGATCGCAATGGCAATCCCTATTTTCAAAACCGAGCAGTGCTGGGTTAAATTTTTCATGATTATTCTCCTCTTAACTCATCACGCCAGAACACCCGTGGCAAAATATCGCCCAAATCAGTCCCAACAGGAACGTTGGTATTATCAATCAAAGGTAAATTCATTTTACCAATACGCACTTCAGCCACCTGCGTTCCGCAATCACCCGCCTTACAAGCAGTACCATCCGCTGCGGTAGGTTTGCTGAAAACAACTTGCGCGGCATCTAAGATTTCATTAATGCCCGCAATGATAGAACGCTCGGCATCACCATCCTTACGGTCAAGGTCTACCACTGCTCCACCATTAAATAAATCCAACACATAAGCTCTTGCACTGTTTGGCGGTGAGGAACAAGGATCAATACCTTCTTCAGTAGCAGGTGCGGAAGCAAAGGTTGTAAATATGACTTTATTCATAAAGGTCACAGCCGGAGCCAATACTTTTTCACCCGTATTAGGCAAATCGTAATACCAGCCGTTCAAAGTCGTTTCTGTTAACAGACTTTTGCTCGCACCAATCGCAGAGGTATTATCGGTGCCATCAGCGTTAGTCAAACTAACCAGCTTCGCATCTTCTTGAATTGGGAAAATACTGGTGTCAGGGTCATTGAACGGATTGCGATCAATAAACACGTAAAACCGGTCATCACTCGGACTCAATGGGCGGGTACGATAACCACTACCGATAGCCAAGGTTAAAATCGTTTTACCACGATGCTGCATTAAGGCCACATCCGGCTCGTAGAAGAACATGCGTTTGTTTAAACCACTGCCACCGACATTAGCAAATTCACTTAAGCGTGCTTTGCTGTAGTTATAAAATGTGTCCGCACCAGCCGGTAACAGATCCTTAACGTCTACATCCATGTCCACACGCCACACGCGCCCACCCGTATCCGAGAAATACAGACGGTCTAATGCGCCATTGCGATCCATGTCCAAGACCCGAATATCACCCGGAATACTGTCGGTTAACTTAGCTGCTGCACC containing:
- the lolB gene encoding lipoprotein insertase outer membrane protein LolB; this encodes MKQGIVVFTLCAALLGGCATQGKPAVPSDTAKPASVQAAWQQRQSQFARMSSWQLQGRVGMQFRDQSAAFTLSWLQQGKDKYEMNIKNPLTGSVMAYLQGTATDVTLQANGKTYRDADAERLLQSQMGVSLPLGGMKYWVRGVPSPDSALEQVKLDAQGRPEMLQQVGWLVEYAGWQGNGWNALPEKINLSRVAENTKVKVIAKEWQTRY
- a CDS encoding tetratricopeptide repeat protein gives rise to the protein MQGFSWISHTLKWGMLLPSVLFVTSVYAESAFAPTPVATFSSPVSYQVYNILAAEIYLRQENPGQAALHYIAVAQQSKDASLAQRAAELATMANDFQLISRALDLWTELDPESLEARQYRALSHVQVGRYEAAVRDFVIISDQMKKKDGGGFELMIALLEVQRDPRHAYATLKYYVDTVDQSARAQLALAGMAHSSDHFEEAITAAQLAKKSGTLAQKEQASRIIAEALMSLQQTDKALDELGPVARASKDWDLKLSYGRMLILTDRRSEATPLYEQLYTKKPENADIIYTLGLLHLEQKQFDVAEPLIKKLQGMPERADDASYFLGQIYEGKQRIKEAIAAYKQALNGAFAIEASRRISVLLLDTEGLAAARTWIHEHLPTVNNEVHKARLLLVEGKMLHEQKQYAEAVKVLTQALTENPLEADALYHRALSAERIGNFTDAEKDLREVLSLEPSNPGVLNALGYMLLINTERYAEAEGLIRKAIVLAPDDAPIMDSMGWILFRTGKAEEAEAWLRKAYKHLPDPEIASHLAEVLLALGKTDEAKSLLKDMLAKFPDDPLLTKLKDKLVGL
- the hemA gene encoding glutamyl-tRNA reductase, coding for MPILIVGVNHKTAPVAIREKISFSPDTMTQALHSAQQVVQESLILSTCNRTEIYATCSTTNSAQNLVEWLAHWHKLPVKQLQPYLYLHEDSAAVRHTLRVACGLDSLVLGEPQILGQLKSALQVATEQATTGNHLNRLMQHAFSTAKKVRTQTSIGANPISVAFAAVSLAKQIFSQLEKQTALLIGAGETIELVGKHLATNKIGYVLVANRSVDKAQKLAAEYGGKGIGLQELADYLPKADIVISSTASPVPILGKGTVERALKIRKHRPMFMVDIAVPRDIEEEVTELDDVYLYTVDDLQSVIEENLQSRRAAAEQAEGMVSTETDSFMAWLRAQDHMDTIRAYRARTEQTRQETLDKALTLLNNGKTPEEALQFLAHTLSNKLSHDATHAMHHAARNGDHALLAHARTLFNLSTPDTND
- the prfA gene encoding peptide chain release factor 1 yields the protein MKASILQKLENLNERYTEIAALLGESDVIGDQQQFRKLSIEYSQLEPLAQGFRAYQQTSDDIEAAQEMLSDPEMRDMAQEEIETNKARRLELATELQKLLLPKDPHDNSNVFLEIRAGTGGDEAAIFAGDLFRMYSRYAEIRRWQIEVISQNEGEHGGYKEIISRIIGHGAYSRLKFESGAHRVQRVPATESQGRIHTSAATVAVMPELDEVETTDINPADLKVDTYRASGAGGQHINKTESAIRITHLPTGIVVECQDERSQHKNRARAMGLLQARIFEGERQKQAAEQAETRKNLVGSGDRSERIRTYNFPQGRVTDHRINLTLYKLEEIMTGSVDQVIEPLINEYQADQLAALADE
- the prmC gene encoding peptide chain release factor N(5)-glutamine methyltransferase, producing the protein MSNPRYPPSPTLPPQGGQGVRVRELLLDAAQRLESTSESARADAEILLAHCLQKSRTWLFTWPEHSVPAAGEAHFQQLLTQRLRGVPVAHLTGQREFWTLNLKVTPDTLIPRPDTELLVETALSLLLPASAGEPPHILDLGTGTGAIALAVASERPDARLTACDFSAAALAVARENVQSHGLHHVTLIQSNWFEALPTQRFTMIVTNPPYIETNDPHLAQGDVRFEPLSALTAGNDGLDDIRHIVQHAPVWLIQGGWLLLEHGYNQGVVVTALLRDAGFTEVRCLPDLAGNDRVSLGQWLNTAY
- a CDS encoding DUF5979 domain-containing protein — its product is MKNLTQHCSVLKIGIAIAISYLVLMVNAHAASLEIHPNVLSALGKRPSFTDKMIVIDDVGKGSVDYEFMVSQTQITVQDWVDFLNVVDRSNPNSSFASQYRSDWSHWRAYEHSGGRWRVKSNFNNGSVTLSASNAANLPVDGLSLNQVARYMNWLATGSVSSGAFSFSGSSGNSSITGFNANFPGARLPLAADLEKAMYWHKSAGRFRSYPTGSDSAPPAANVNTSTGTHPNNKALFGAWSGGSNAISAQVGQERLSPWGLHDVAGNRHETTLNTSNYASTVVKGASAFHPIQCSMRGYSGGGCENSRGSNEHLASVGYRVWAGVPKRSGKIAIKKVVSGGSDATRQFSFNLDCDGTLYDKSGILLKHNETFTSVSIPQNTKCTVTETPPSGAPSGYTYGAPQYSMAQPVTIGDNTTQTVTVTNPLQPSTPPPVIGGSCPAGTVPSPVNLVINGGFTTSPSSTDINKHAGKNNTTPGYFYSAANFYSQVQYRGYNTYPTDFPASGGDDGAINKFSIISGIFDGHSRQLPFPGDPVNNVPAIDTWFYSNGNGLGTGDLSGPPSAEYLLWEQTVNNLVIGKTYSFSAYINNILEYDGKDDPIVRLRIEGTQGRPNGTVVFGPYTLTEAETYNSKPLNGWKRIEYTFQATKAQMRFKVTSAAPGFWGDDFGLTAVGVNECVTPGASLTISKTVTGDKPLGFVSPDYNLNLTCSNATYNRTVKLKDGEKKVITDIPSGVTCSLTETLPVPPVGYAYAAPIISPASVTLSNSNPSAISVTNTLSWKTGSLRVTKQVTDKPAGFTSPDYAIVVDCSDNSFDQTVLLKDGASKLIGSIPENTTCTVSEPTLPTAPTDHTYVTPVITPAGAVSILANQTVDVTVTNKLEQLCIVQEDNILNGSTPAYGVDNASLLANNEYVYMPLIKRSDTPLWSGNLKKFARKDGRVVDKNGKEVTNAFGEMNDEVQDFWSTTKDGKDITKGGAANKLPLPDARKLYTDKNNRTLIELKAPGVTPAMMEAQGAPERNQWLDFIRGKKADGSPRYHMGDMLTGKPELVSYDATTTLVFMATNEGYLHAIDAATGVEKWAFMPNALLKNVKTFYENALPDTHVAGIDGALNLWRFQYDSNNDGKIDVSDAFKTYLYFGLRSGGAAYYMLDVSNTSKPELVWHINDKTSGFSELGEAWSKPALAKMRVPKPKPENVTHDSELVDVLVFGGGYGMSKGRNVYIADAKTGDLLWSLRDISGASDGLTPASALVHSIPGDIRVLDMDRNGALDRLYFADTGGTVWRVDMDVDLHDLKPTSADTFYDYSKARLSKFAELGGTSSVKRQFFFEPDVALMEHQGKTLLFLSIGSGNRALALDTSVQDRFYVMVDRAPYNHKPDSSVFPIKEDSKLANIDNASSLGTGLLGNAALNGWYYALPNSGEKVLASSNTVLNKVVFSTFTPGSVTVGDSCENRQAKARAYVVDLFTGAAVADLDRKGGKERALVAAKNELLDGAQLVFHKPSNAEAKDCTDKTDCTQQFVEVRVGRMSRPLIDSNNSLVAGVVDGKDMDLGKILPRAFWRDAQ